TTCACGATGACAGCCTGTTTCTTTGATTGCAGATTTAAGGCTAAAAATGGGTAGAGTCCAATGCAATACATTGCCTAAAACACCAGATTAAGAATTTTAGGAAACAATTTTTTTCGTTTCACAAACTTGAATGGTAaaaattatgttgaataaattagttgaaaatgGTCATTCCACCTTCTCTGGCAGCCTCCTTAGCATTTCTAGTGCTATATATGAACCAATAGAGTGCCCTACCTTCATGGAAAATTAAACATCTACAATGAGTTTAAACTTAGAAATCAGAATCAACTGCAAGAATTTTGGAATACATCactttatgaaattttagtgTTTCCTTCCAAGCCAAAATATTATTCACTAGTAGAAATGAAAATCAAACATGAGTCCTTaacagaaaaacaaataaaaaggcaCTTATTGAAAAAGATGTTGCACATTATCAAATGTTAGATCGAAAACTATATGCCAAGAATGAAAAAGATATTTCTCCTTGTATCgggggaaaagaaaaacatttcaAGAGGTTATATTCTTGGAAGAAGAAACTGTTTCTAGGACTAGCAGGAAGATGAAACTACAGAAGTTAGAAATTAGTCTTACAAGAACTAAAGGGGCTTCAATATTTTGCACTTTGATGAACTCAATCtgcaaaagtaaaaattaaagcaAAGTTATAATCCTTTATGATGAATTGGTAAGCTAAACATGGTTTTCATCGTGATTCTAAGCTAAAGATCTTCATCTAGAAAGATAGGCTAGGCAAAAAGGATAACCAATAATCCAattcaacaagaaaaagaaGCTTGGTCAATTGTGGAGAAtagttaatttgattttcaagcgACTAACACATAAAACTTCAGTTCTCAAGTTTATCCTAACTAAATTCAGTCTTCCAACCATGGTAGTCAGTACCGTACAAATACTGGCCAGTAAGTACCGTTCCGGTCCTAAACCGGTACCAAGTAGTCTATGTTCAGTTTCAGTCAAAGTTTTGGTGCATTTTGGATATTTCGGTGTGTTTCAGCCTGTATCGGTCAATTTCGGCCCATACCAGTTggtacaaaattttgatattttaaaccAATCTTTTTAAATGttccttctttaatttttctataattacatttaaaattaaaatatagttataaattaagttattgaacctaattaataattttaaaacttatatttacatataaatatatttatatcgatgtaattgagatatattatgaatatataacatatatggATGTAACTGAGATAAATCATgtattataacatttaatttattaagaaactAAAAATCAGAATAAAGATACCAATACACTGAAACATGTCGATACTGGTACAACTAGTATCAAGGCAAAAACGGTACGCCCACCAGTATGGTACTGACTAACTTGCTTCCAACTCAGAGCATATTAGTTAAGAATTTTTAAACAGCTCAACAGACAAGGTAAATCAAAATGTATCATATTCATGGACAATTcaggaaattaaaattaataatagagAATACTGGCAATTTTGAAAGAGACTCGCTAAaattcttcatatttatcaatatgataaaagctaaataaataaatagaaggTCACCTTGTGATCAATTTGTTCTTGCAAGGAATACAACTTTCCGTGTTCCCAATTCTTCAACGGAGGTTAAAGGAGGAGGAAATAATTAGAAAATCAAAGATGCACAtagattacaaaaaaaaaaaaaaacaaccattttaGGTACCTTTTCTGTATGACCTGAAGCGCCAACAGCTGCTTGGAACCGTAGGAAAGCAAGAAActattaaatacaataatagggataataataataataataataataataataataataataataataataaaaagataataaagagaatatttttcattaaaagagAAACTTCTCAATCTGTTACCTGATACAGATGCCGTTCCTCCCAAGGACTTGAACAATGATTCCACAAATTCCTTGTAAAAGGTAATAACACCTGAGATCATCAGATGCAATTGAGATCTAATTCTAACAATTCAAATAGGGTTAATATACAATATGGTACCTGAGTTTGGCTTCAACATTTAATTCAGTACCTAAGTTTTCATTCGTCCTAATTTGCTACCTGAGTTTGGCTTCAATGctcactttggtacctaaaccaaatggcatcatgTGGTCCAACGAGTATTTGATGTCTAATCTAGAAAAAAGAATATGAATACTTAATTGGGACCAAAACATTCTCGGATACTAAATAGAACATTGAAGTCAAACTTGGGTACTTGGGAAAAATATTCATTCATCCTAATTTGCTACCTGAGTTtgatttcaatattcaatttggtacctaaaccaaatggcatcatgTGGTCCAACGAGTCTTTGATGTCTAatctagtaaaaaaattatagatgCTTACTTGGGACCATAACATTCTCGGATACTAAATAGAACATTGAAGTCAAAATTGGTTACttggtaaaaatattagtatCAAATTGAACCTTAAAGCCAAAATCAGGTACAAGATAGTATATTAACCCATTCAACTAATACTAAAATAGTACATCAAAGACATTAAAACATACCAGGATTTCCAGGAACAAACACAACATGAAAAGAGGGACGATCAGCACGAATTTCAAGTATCTCAGTCATGCAACTGCAGAGCAAAGATGTCCAAAAAGATCAATAAAACAAGCATCGATATGAAACCTCtttaaaaactaaagaaaataaaatagaatctTTATAAACATAACATACCCGGAGACACTGCACAACCTAAGATTTACACATTTCGTAGCATTTGAATCCAAATCCGTAAAATCCATTTCTCTACGGCTGGAATTTGGTATGCTATCAGTTCTcctgaaaattgaaaaaagtttaTCGGGTTGACTTAAAAATTCCTCATGCTGTCAACAACTGGGCTGTACCCATATTTCATGACATTGTAAGTGCTTAAAAACTGAGAATAATGAAGCCTGTTGTCACATGCATCAACAATCTTATAAAGCTAATGCATACAGAAGACAGTTGGGAgagttttttgtttctttttataaaCCCAGAAATATAGTTGCATATTATCATCAAATGAAGAATTGGAATATACCTGTACTTGAAGGAGCGAATAAAAGAACGGGGTCTCTCTGTTAGAGCAGCAATACGAGCTAACATTTCTGATCTTTTTCGCTCAAACCTTTTATAATTATAGATTTATTATATGCTATTTTCAGTCAGTTCTTTTGTAAAGCTGTAACAAATGTTTCCTGTTTAAGCCTTAAGCGGATTGTTCTTGGGCTGATAAAAAAGTGATGGAGAGTGAGCTGACCCAGTTAGCTACCATACGAGTACCTAACAGGAAAATGGGCCAGGATGAGAACTTACCACTGAATCTCTGACCACTTACCGTTGAGCCCGAATCAGctgattttatgtatttaatatttaattatttttaaatattatatttttaacatattaattaacatgaaataatatttttattttaattattaaaatatattaatttattaattcaaatattataatatgaaatttccaaataataattaaggCATTTCTAAATGCAAAgtaagattattaaaataataactaattagcataattaactattaattaagtttaaaatgcataaaattataccaaaataataatttttttcaaataaaattagcacaactttttacatcaaaatttttaattaataacacattttcttatattttatacttgagttctaattaagtaataattctattttaaaatttgaacaatttttaactaataattataaattaaattataattatgtatgattatcacaacttttattaaatcataattatttttaaatgtgcaATTGttacattataattatttttaaatgttaatttagtaatatgaagaaaattaaagagtattttcaatcaattcaaagagtttttcaaactcatgctttatatatatatatatatatatatatatatatatatatatatatatatatatatatatattatggatATAGATTATAGATGAATAAAATTTCGACAAGGTATATAACTTGTTTTACATTTcataattgaatttataaaaggcttcaaattctaataaatttacttacacttaattattttaaattcgtattaaatttgattatttatatttatattttgtattaaatatttgattaaattaatattaaaatcaatccAACACCAATTCAATAggataataatgaaaatattttacttaaaaagtcTTTTATTATAGGTCAAGCTCATCAGCTCACAGATTGAAAATGGGACTGGTAAGGAGGTGTTGAATAGTGATGGGAAAGTCATGAAGAAAATCATTTGCCCAAGAAATAAAGGTCATTCTTTggcttttttattattattattttcaaataatgtgtttttctatattttcatgaaattttcaaGGGTGCGCCAGTAGCAAATTTTCACGTA
The sequence above is a segment of the Gossypium raimondii isolate GPD5lz chromosome 4, ASM2569854v1, whole genome shotgun sequence genome. Coding sequences within it:
- the LOC105766616 gene encoding uncharacterized protein LOC105766616 isoform X1; the protein is MLARIAALTERPRSFIRSFKYRRTDSIPNSSRREMDFTDLDSNATKCVNLRLCSVSGCMTEILEIRADRPSFHVVFVPGNPGVITFYKEFVESLFKSLGGTASVSAVGASGHTEKNWEHGKLYSLQEQIDHKIEFIKVQNIEAPLVLVGHSIGSYIALEMLRRLPEKAMYCIGLYPFLALNLQSKKQAVIVKVIMSRVLSTMVTLFVASLRLLPRQVLRLISELSNGKSWSNTAHEACCSHLPQYHTIRNVLYMARTEFIKLSETPDWEFMRENQEKISFLYGIDDHWGPLQMFEEVSRQASGIALSIEREGHTHGFCCTEAGSIWVARHIASLIKNKLAR
- the LOC105766616 gene encoding uncharacterized protein LOC105766616 isoform X4, with translation MDFTDLDSNATKCVNLRLCSVSGCMTEILEIRADRPSFHVVFVPGNPGVITFYKEFVESLFKSLGGTASVSAVGASGHTEKNWEHGKLYSLQEQIDHKIEFIKVQNIEAPLVLVGHSIGSYIALEMLRRLPEKAMYCIGLYPFLALNLQSKKQAVIVKVIMSRVLSTMVTLFVASLRLLPRQVLRLISELSNGKSWSNTAHEACCSHLPQYHTIRNVLYMARTEFIKKHQIGNL
- the LOC105766616 gene encoding uncharacterized protein LOC105766616 isoform X3, whose translation is MDFTDLDSNATKCVNLRLCSVSGCMTEILEIRADRPSFHVVFVPGNPGVITFYKEFVESLFKSLGGTASVSAVGASGHTEKNWEHGKLYSLQEQIDHKIEFIKVQNIEAPLVLVGHSIGSYIALEMLRRLPEKAMYCIGLYPFLALNLQSKKQAVIVKVIMSRVLSTMVTLFVASLRLLPRQVLRLISELSNGKSWSNTAHEACCSHLPQYHTIRNVLYMARTEFIKLSETPDWEFMRENQEKISFLYGIDDHWGPLQMFEEVESNSLFLKSCISGL
- the LOC105766616 gene encoding uncharacterized protein LOC105766616 isoform X2 produces the protein MDFTDLDSNATKCVNLRLCSVSGCMTEILEIRADRPSFHVVFVPGNPGVITFYKEFVESLFKSLGGTASVSAVGASGHTEKNWEHGKLYSLQEQIDHKIEFIKVQNIEAPLVLVGHSIGSYIALEMLRRLPEKAMYCIGLYPFLALNLQSKKQAVIVKVIMSRVLSTMVTLFVASLRLLPRQVLRLISELSNGKSWSNTAHEACCSHLPQYHTIRNVLYMARTEFIKLSETPDWEFMRENQEKISFLYGIDDHWGPLQMFEEVESNSLFLKSCISVKALIQQNAKNKWCYLEILQLY